The Heyndrickxia acidicola sequence GAATCTCGGAGGCATTGTTTTCCTGATTTTTATTTTGATGGATCGTGGAATTGGATCCAAATGAACTTGTATCCATTTCAATATTTGATCCTGATTCAATCAGTGTCGGTTCATTTCTTTCATAGGACTCCAAAGAGCGATTGATTGCACTTAAGTCTTCCCCCCTCCCGATTAAATCAAAGGGGTTTTGGCTATTTAAAAGATTTTCATCTATATAATGCTGATGTTCAGAGTCAACATCTTTATTATGTGCCGATTTTCCATTTCTCTTCACCTCTTGCCCCTCAGTTTCACCCAATAACACAATTTTGCCATCATCGATTAAACCGACAACCCTATTGGCATTTAACTGGGATACGCCTAGCTGCATAATGTTATCTCTCACACTTTCTGAACCCGTCTCACCCTTAAATTTTGCCATTAATTCATCAAATAGGTTTATGTCGGTATCCAATACTTGTTCTCCTACATCCATTCCTATACTGTCTTCAATCGTATTAATAGCCCCTTGATTACTGGCTACCACAACCAACTCATCTTTTGAATAATTTGCCGACTTCAGCTGATTAATTTCTTCAATAGCTTCTGCTTTTGAATCATATATACCCAAAATTTCTTTTGTCA is a genomic window containing:
- a CDS encoding general stress protein — translated: MTKEILGIYDSKAEAIEEINQLKSANYSKDELVVVASNQGAINTIEDSIGMDVGEQVLDTDINLFDELMAKFKGETGSESVRDNIMQLGVSQLNANRVVGLIDDGKIVLLGETEGQEVKRNGKSAHNKDVDSEHQHYIDENLLNSQNPFDLIGRGEDLSAINRSLESYERNEPTLIESGSNIEMDTSSFGSNSTIHQNKNQENNASEIQYKGKSYNPRGERDVRDLVDKGEEERKWDHS